From Plectropomus leopardus isolate mb chromosome 4, YSFRI_Pleo_2.0, whole genome shotgun sequence, the proteins below share one genomic window:
- the trim25 gene encoding LOW QUALITY PROTEIN: E3 ubiquitin/ISG15 ligase TRIM25 (The sequence of the model RefSeq protein was modified relative to this genomic sequence to represent the inferred CDS: inserted 2 bases in 2 codons), whose translation MMADVDQSPFSLVSLEDELTCSICLSTFDCPVTIPCGHNFCQDCLLATWKDSYSCPQCRTHFSTKPEXKKNTVLSTVVETFNMRTSRGEAGRGAQETKDQRQQDVIRCDTCMEAEASQTCLTCMASFCDEHLRPHRENPTFRLHQLSAPVGDLSERMCPXHHKLMELFCSQHGRPICSLCLQQLHKGCSFMSPEEQRNQKESNLRSKLDMLDGKITKNEDVLSQLSNTQNKLKDSATNKKAALTAEYQHMRDMLAQEERAALNTVDHELESGQARLKSLAKKLTENVDNMNKAKEDIHTLLSQTHTLAFLQSLFELPSNMNYDPYCPRLTLDSKKVTATQSFAAALKEYLTEILKQPVEARLPMLKPELTTDIVDHKAASGSAPASSGSTGSQPESVNKPPKQKKPPRSHSPGRPPVPPLFQPAHGFMRPPAGYHGPLPPAGYHGPPPPAGYQGPQYPPGPRFMAGRNPRAFGGFTPFSPETYQTSEQQWTGPGPQPKAGPKKTPQKQKPAQATEDKMNKAHSMENLLDIGGKNKPKKKKQQTQPPETDSNEKPETEDIPPSITSAEKRTELLKYGTVLTMDPKTAHKRIILSEGFTKASVSDEHTDYPDCPERFAVCSQVLATKGFSRGRHYWEVRLSSNNFIGVGLAYSSIDRKGPTSRLGRNGQSWCVEWFNVKLSAWHNSSETMLVNPNPKRIGVLLDCEEGTATFYNVADRAYPFHTFVFPFAEAVYPAFWIFSSGSSVTLCKLQA comes from the exons ATGATGGCCGACGTGGACCAGAGTCCGTTTTCTCTGGTGAGTCTGGAGGACGAGCTGACCTGCAGCATCTGTCTGAGCACCTTTGACTGTCCGGTGACCATCCCCTGCGGACACAACTTCTGCCAGGACTGTCTCCTGGCCACCTGGAAGGACTCGTACAGCTGTCCTCAGTGTCGGACCCACTTCTCCACCAAACCGG CGAAGAAAAACACGGTCCTCAGCACCGTGGTGGAGACCTTCAACATGAGGACGAGCAGGGGCGAGGCCGGCAGGGGGGCACAGGAGACCAAAGACCAGAGACAGCAGGATGTCATTCGCTGTGACACCTGTATGGAAGCTGAAGCGTCCCAGACCTGCCTCACCTGCATGGCCTCTTTCTGTGACGAGCACCTGCGACCTCACCGGGAAAACCCCACATTTCGTCTCCACCAGCTGAGTGCACCTGTGGGCGACCTGTCGGAGCGGATGTGCC ACCACCACAAGCTGATGGAGCTGTTCTGCAGCCAACATGGCCGACCCATCTGCAGCCTCTGCCTCCAGCAGCTCCACAAAGGCTGCTCCTTCATGTCTCCTGAGGAGCAGAGGAACCagaaagag tcCAACCTGAGAAGCAAGTTGGACATGCTGGATGGGAAGATTACAAAGAATGAGGATGTTTTATCTCAACTGAGTAACACGCAGAACAAACTGAAG GACTCAGCGACCAACAAGAAGGCAGCTTTGACAGCGGAGTATCAGCACATGCGCGACATGTTAGCCCAAGAGGAGCGTGCTGCTCTGAATACAGTGGACCATGAGCTGGAGAGTGGTCAGGCCAGACTCAAGAGTCTTGCCAAGAAGCTCACTGAGAACGTTGATAATATGAACAAAGCTAAAGAAGACATCCACACTCTTCTGAGTCAGACTCATACTCTGGCCTTCCTACAG TCTTTATTTGAGCTGCCATCAAACATGAACTATGACCCTTACTGCCCTCGACTCACCCTGGACTCCAAGAAGGTGACAGCAACACAGAGCTTTGCTGCGGCCCTGAAGGAGTATCTAACGGAGATCCTCAAACAGCCTGTCGAGGCCAGACTACCCATGCTTAAACCAG AACTTACAACTGATATTGTTG ATCATAAAGCAGCTTCTGGCTCCGCACCTGCAAGTTCTGGAAGTACTGGATCCCAGCCAGAATCTG TAAACAAGCCTCCAAAGCAGAAAAAGCCTCCAAGGTCTCACAGTCCAGGTCGTCCACCCGTCCCACCATTATTCCAGCCAGCTCATGGTTTTATGAGGCCACCTGCAGGCTACCACGGCCCCCTGCCACCTGCAGGCTACCACGGCCCCCCGCCACCTGCAGGCTACCAGGGACCCCAGTATCCACCAGGACCTCGATTTATGGCAGGACGAAACCCTA GGGCTTTTGGGGGATTTACACCTTTCAGCCCTGAAACGTATCAGACATCTG AGCAACAATGGACAGGTCCAGGTCCTCAACCCAAAGCAGGCCCAAAGAAGACACCTCAAA AACAAAAACCTGCTCAAGCCACAGAAGACAAAATGAACAAAGCCCATTCAATGGAAAACCTCCTGGACATAGGTGGgaaaaacaaacctaaaaagaaaaagcagcaaacccAACCTCCTGAAACTGACTCCAACGAGAAACCAG AAACAGAAGACATTCCCCCAAGCATAACATCTGCTGAAAAAAGAACTGAACTTCTGAAAT ACGGTACAGTGCTCACTATGGATCCAAAGACGGCCCACAAACGCATCATACTGAGTGAGGGCTTCACGAAGGCATCTGTGTCCGATGAGCACACGGACTACCCCGACTGCCCTGAACGCTTTGCTGTCTGCTCCCAGGTGCTCGCCACCAAGGGCTTCTCTAGAGGCCGCCACTACTGGGAGGTCCGACTGAGCAGCAACAATTTCATTGGTGTAGGCTTGGCCTACAGCAGCATCGACCGCAAAGGTCCCACCAGTCGACTGGGCCGCAACGGCCAGTCCTGGTGTGTCGAGTGGTTTAACGTCAAGCTGTCAGCTTGGCACAACAGTAGTGAGACCATGCTGGTCAATCCCAATCCAAAGCGCATAGGTGTGCTGTTGGATTGTGAGGAGGGCACCGCTACGTTCTATAACGTGGCAGACAGGGCATATCCCTTCCACACCTTTGTGTTCCCCTTCGCTGAAGCTGTGTATCCAGCTTTCTGGATCTTCTCAAGCGGCTCGTCCGTCACTTTGTGCAAGCTGCAGGCTTGA